The Pyrococcus horikoshii OT3 genome includes a window with the following:
- a CDS encoding class II glutamine amidotransferase: protein MCRILLAVGNGYRMRPLVEALIKSSENDPYKAARGKGSQHKDGWGYVLVSRDSIVHYKSSKPIFEDDEAKRLMNSLPSFGALILHSRAASQGKVNSFNAQPFSYASPYGYQLYFMHNGDLLKELILEGLKLPKDKYEDVSDSYLAGFYLSLFVKGLDDRDIVERLALLKPTVRTSLNTGGIMITPDQEVKAFGTAYMAEDYLNDPLSRNYMKIMSFYSADLFAVMSSTLERYTFIPLDEVENGTVFTVSVDFKEEKFDVKKYELSTDATSP from the coding sequence ATGTGCAGAATTCTCTTAGCAGTTGGGAATGGTTATAGAATGCGCCCCCTCGTTGAGGCCCTAATAAAATCCTCTGAAAATGATCCTTACAAGGCCGCTCGTGGGAAGGGGAGTCAGCATAAGGATGGATGGGGTTACGTTTTAGTCTCTAGGGATTCGATAGTACACTATAAGTCGAGTAAACCAATATTTGAGGATGATGAAGCCAAGCGTTTGATGAACAGCTTACCTAGTTTTGGAGCTCTAATACTTCACTCCAGGGCCGCGAGCCAGGGAAAGGTTAATTCCTTCAATGCCCAGCCCTTTTCCTATGCAAGCCCTTATGGATATCAGCTTTACTTCATGCACAACGGCGACTTGTTAAAAGAGCTGATCCTGGAAGGACTTAAGTTGCCAAAGGATAAGTACGAGGATGTTTCAGATTCATACCTTGCTGGGTTTTACCTCTCGCTCTTCGTAAAGGGGTTGGATGATAGGGATATCGTTGAGAGGCTAGCCCTCTTAAAGCCTACCGTCAGAACTTCCCTAAATACAGGTGGGATAATGATAACCCCAGATCAGGAGGTCAAGGCTTTTGGAACAGCATACATGGCCGAGGATTATCTGAATGATCCACTGAGTAGAAATTACATGAAGATAATGAGTTTTTATAGTGCCGACTTATTTGCGGTGATGTCATCAACCCTTGAGCGGTACACCTTCATCCCGCTGGATGAAGTTGAGAATGGAACTGTATTTACAGTTTCAGTTGACTTCAAGGAGGAGAAGTTCGATGTAAAGAAGTATGAGCTTTCCACGGATGCTACTTCACCCTGA
- a CDS encoding type I restriction endonuclease — protein MRDEIKKIRKKLREHRTLYMANEEAVKQHLILPTLSALGWKVDDPKEVRPEEKTEEGRADYALIKDGRIVAFLEAKNLSVNPVKAVTQLAKYCFDRGVEVGIVSNGRFWIIVKAFEPGKDIRDRIVTRVDVEEEPLDRIILKLSCISKEKIERILEMCEALNKIESGVKTLKSLGISEGEIANYVLSLPLRGAFPPEDVHPSEKVKGVYILDFNWKYLPVPDGTLKGALITLMEYLKEKEEEEREKKILEKAIAEIKTKHIPNEKIIFLIKGIEKEKGIKVLISL, from the coding sequence TTGAGAGATGAAATTAAGAAGATACGGAAAAAGCTTAGAGAGCACAGAACCCTCTACATGGCGAATGAAGAGGCCGTCAAGCAACACTTAATACTTCCCACGCTCTCTGCGCTAGGTTGGAAGGTGGATGATCCTAAAGAGGTAAGGCCAGAAGAGAAGACCGAGGAGGGAAGAGCTGACTATGCATTAATAAAAGATGGAAGGATAGTAGCCTTCCTTGAGGCAAAGAACTTAAGCGTAAATCCAGTAAAGGCCGTTACTCAGCTAGCAAAGTACTGCTTCGACAGAGGTGTAGAAGTGGGAATCGTGAGCAATGGTAGGTTCTGGATAATAGTCAAGGCCTTTGAACCCGGAAAGGATATTAGGGATAGGATCGTGACGAGGGTTGACGTTGAGGAGGAGCCCCTGGATAGGATTATCCTGAAGCTGTCATGTATATCAAAGGAGAAAATAGAAAGGATCCTGGAGATGTGCGAAGCCCTGAATAAGATAGAGTCTGGAGTTAAAACCCTGAAAAGCTTAGGAATAAGCGAAGGTGAAATAGCCAACTATGTTCTCTCCCTTCCCCTTAGAGGGGCCTTTCCTCCAGAAGACGTTCATCCTTCCGAGAAGGTTAAAGGGGTTTACATTTTAGACTTTAACTGGAAATACCTTCCAGTTCCAGATGGAACGCTAAAGGGTGCTTTAATAACTTTAATGGAATATTTGAAGGAGAAAGAGGAAGAGGAGAGGGAGAAAAAGATACTTGAAAAGGCGATAGCAGAGATAAAAACAAAGCATATCCCCAATGAGAAAATAATATTTTTAATTAAAGGAATTGAAAAAGAGAAGGGGATTAAAGTTTTAATTTCACTATAA
- a CDS encoding alanyl-tRNA editing protein, whose translation MTRKLYYEDAYLKEAKGRVLEIRDNAILLDQTIFYPTGGGQPHDRGTINGVEVLDVYKDEEGNVWHVVKEPEKFKVGDEVELKIDWDYRYKLMRIHTGLHLLEHVLNEVLGEGNWQLVGSGMSVEKGRYDIAYPENLNKYKEQIISLFNKYVDEGGEVKIWWEGDRRYTQIRDFEVIPCGGTHVKDIKEIGHIKKLKRSSIGRGKQRLEMWLE comes from the coding sequence ATGACGAGGAAGCTGTACTATGAAGATGCATACCTTAAGGAAGCTAAGGGTAGAGTTTTAGAAATAAGGGATAACGCCATACTTTTGGATCAAACGATATTCTACCCAACGGGGGGAGGTCAACCTCACGATAGGGGAACTATAAATGGGGTCGAAGTTCTCGATGTTTACAAGGATGAAGAAGGTAACGTCTGGCACGTTGTTAAGGAGCCAGAGAAGTTCAAGGTTGGGGATGAGGTAGAGCTTAAGATAGACTGGGACTATAGATATAAGCTCATGAGAATTCACACGGGGCTTCACTTACTTGAGCACGTTCTAAACGAGGTTCTTGGAGAAGGGAATTGGCAATTGGTTGGTAGTGGAATGAGCGTTGAAAAAGGTAGGTATGACATAGCCTATCCAGAGAACTTGAATAAGTACAAGGAGCAGATAATTAGCCTCTTTAACAAGTACGTTGACGAAGGTGGAGAAGTTAAGATATGGTGGGAGGGAGATAGAAGGTACACGCAGATTAGGGACTTTGAAGTAATTCCCTGCGGAGGAACGCACGTTAAGGATATCAAGGAGATAGGGCACATAAAGAAGTTGAAGAGATCCAGCATAGGAAGGGGGAAGCAAAGGTTAGAAATGTGGCTCGAGTAG
- the thpR gene encoding RNA 2',3'-cyclic phosphodiesterase, which yields MRAFIAIDVNESVRDSLVRAQDYIGSKEAKIKFVERENLHITLKFLGEITEEQAEEIKNILKKIAEKYKKHEVKVKGIGVFPNPNYIRVIWAGIENDEIIREMAREIEDELAKLGFKKEGNFVAHITLGRVKFVKDKLGLTMKLKELANEDFGSFVVDAIELKKSTLTPKGPIYETLARFELSE from the coding sequence ATGAGGGCGTTTATAGCTATTGATGTTAACGAAAGCGTTAGGGATTCACTAGTTAGGGCCCAAGATTACATAGGGTCAAAGGAGGCCAAGATAAAGTTCGTTGAGAGAGAGAACCTCCACATAACCTTAAAGTTCCTGGGGGAAATCACGGAAGAGCAAGCTGAAGAAATCAAGAATATACTCAAGAAAATAGCTGAAAAGTACAAGAAGCATGAAGTTAAGGTTAAGGGAATAGGAGTCTTTCCAAATCCTAACTACATTAGGGTCATCTGGGCCGGAATTGAAAATGATGAAATAATAAGAGAAATGGCAAGGGAGATAGAAGATGAGCTTGCAAAACTCGGCTTTAAAAAGGAGGGTAACTTCGTTGCACATATAACCCTCGGGAGAGTGAAGTTCGTTAAAGACAAGCTTGGCCTAACCATGAAGCTTAAAGAGCTCGCGAATGAAGACTTCGGATCCTTTGTAGTTGATGCGATTGAGCTAAAAAAGAGCACCTTAACTCCCAAAGGCCCAATATATGAGACCCTCGCAAGATTTGAGCTGAGTGAGTAA
- a CDS encoding CBS domain-containing protein, producing the protein MDMKAPIKVYMTKKLLGVKPSTSVQEASRLMMEFDVGSLVVINDDGNVVGFFTKSDIIRRVIVPGLPYDIPVERIMTRNLITANVNTPLGEVLRKMAEHRIKHILIEEEGKIVGIFTLSDLLEASRRRLETAISAE; encoded by the coding sequence ATGGACATGAAGGCCCCAATTAAAGTGTACATGACGAAGAAGCTCCTGGGCGTCAAGCCGAGTACATCCGTTCAAGAGGCTTCAAGGTTGATGATGGAATTTGACGTTGGTTCCTTGGTGGTAATAAATGACGATGGAAATGTTGTTGGCTTCTTCACGAAGAGTGACATAATAAGGAGGGTTATAGTTCCTGGACTACCATACGATATTCCAGTTGAGAGGATAATGACAAGGAACTTAATAACGGCGAATGTAAACACGCCGCTGGGTGAAGTTTTGAGGAAAATGGCCGAGCACAGGATAAAGCATATTCTAATAGAAGAGGAGGGGAAAATAGTAGGAATCTTCACCCTTAGTGACCTTCTTGAAGCCAGTAGGAGGAGGCTTGAAACTGCAATTTCAGCGGAGTGA
- a CDS encoding bifunctional RecB family nuclease/DEAD/DEAH box helicase → MEFGELHPSEIARFFELEECPRFLIYLDRKKKGELNEYIRVIKKKEEENKALAKWGKEFELEILQGLKGRFNFPFYGFFKKGEEDVTLAFFRKYYRGNVIIFGDEEEAYQKFRELLNLNNILVYQAPLIGKIGRFKVKGLSDFIIKQGDTYYILEAKFTKEEKLPHRLQAVIYGMLLDKIVRGKIKLAIVTKDNFPWPREFLDFPNDVLEFVTTIEEKLSEEIKWSEAWITARCTTCQFEPLCLSEALEKRSLGILGIPPGDMRVFEKIGIRTIDDLANLMTFPTDSPISFERPQVNDHDALVEITKRTSLNVPRLVRIAQAVRDERNGKVKRKYIPGTGYNLPYDDGRLVKIFIYVQNSPVTDTLIGISALVKSKNGEVSVVELVDDVPLDPEIGKEKEREMLERFFRKVIEVIKNLSPGEEIYPHLYFYTRGQRESLVDALRRHRGLWWSKPIRALLSLRKAIDWEGFSIIKDELIERHALPFAQGLGIIPVSIQFGYRWKENESFKEIFEILARKEGERLNLKKLYSVTEHDPIREPYYPALNRDDDEIPFTPFWKALVEGITKDPRKINDVKDMLEQVVRAMAKIEEEIPERYKEFTKKEGIPKKEFESFDLEDGDLARVLIEYLLLEFHSRKGQLERYYRIPEEIRAYSEKSAIVRIESIERKTNGECVIKGKIVLPSDDGFKGYSPEEVLVDIDEDSWVYVTPLSILGGDDPAKIIKRSPLGVIEYINHRDGRIILKLTNVPPGKFTLRHSKSKCRNGVINIEGVKIHLGDYIILDPAIDEIGMSRAFEVLDKINEEAHEVYRLLNEIYEGNTNINPEIGVWKKEYIQEFLNFLPSLNREQVNFALDCEHRIVTLQGPPGTGKTSGAIAPAILARAYSTIKQGKSSLFIVTALSHRAVNEALIRTYKLKEKLKDIKELKNVELIRGVSSEEAVKPMEKELNGLKVNVTNKFSFSKSPLFLTVKILFATPQTAFKLAKDYDADLVVIDEASMLDLPMFFLATSNAKGQVLLVGDHRQMQPIQVHEWELEDRKTIEEHLPFLSVLNFIRFLRGELEERELKRFKRILGRDPPRWNVDKDRVLPMHRLRETFRLPRALAKLHSELFYSFDGIELISRKNSDREVLETLKKAGKDEFLKFILDPGYPVILIIHNEGGSTKVNELEAEIVKDILKEVKGIDVGVVVPYRAQKRLIRSLVNVQVDTVERFQGGEKDVIIVSMTSSDPAYLSKVLEFIYNPNRLNVAGSRAKEKLILIASKNLFTLSAKDLETFEILRPWKRFYIKMRREGESRKFTKADYILEVFRWAGE, encoded by the coding sequence TTGGAATTTGGGGAGTTACATCCCAGCGAAATCGCAAGGTTCTTTGAACTAGAGGAGTGTCCAAGATTTTTAATTTACCTTGATAGGAAGAAGAAAGGAGAGCTGAACGAATACATTAGGGTCATTAAAAAGAAAGAGGAAGAAAATAAGGCATTAGCAAAGTGGGGAAAGGAATTTGAACTTGAAATCCTCCAGGGGCTTAAAGGTAGGTTTAACTTTCCCTTCTATGGATTTTTTAAGAAGGGAGAAGAGGATGTAACGCTTGCATTTTTTAGGAAGTACTATAGAGGGAACGTTATAATATTCGGGGACGAAGAGGAGGCTTACCAAAAGTTCAGAGAGCTTTTAAACCTGAACAATATCCTCGTGTATCAAGCTCCACTCATAGGAAAGATAGGGAGGTTTAAAGTTAAAGGGCTCTCGGATTTCATAATAAAGCAGGGAGATACCTACTACATTCTTGAGGCTAAGTTTACAAAGGAAGAGAAGCTACCTCACAGGCTTCAGGCCGTTATATACGGAATGCTACTCGATAAGATAGTCAGAGGTAAAATAAAGCTAGCCATTGTCACTAAGGATAATTTTCCCTGGCCCCGGGAGTTTTTAGATTTCCCGAACGACGTTTTAGAGTTTGTAACAACGATAGAAGAAAAGCTGAGTGAAGAGATCAAATGGAGCGAAGCCTGGATAACGGCAAGATGTACAACGTGCCAATTCGAGCCTTTGTGCCTCTCGGAAGCCCTTGAGAAGAGGAGCCTCGGAATCCTGGGGATACCTCCGGGGGATATGAGGGTATTCGAAAAAATAGGAATAAGGACGATAGATGACCTCGCAAACCTAATGACATTTCCAACTGACAGCCCCATAAGCTTTGAGAGACCCCAGGTAAATGACCATGATGCCTTAGTTGAGATAACCAAAAGAACGAGCCTAAATGTACCAAGGCTCGTAAGGATTGCCCAAGCAGTTAGGGATGAAAGGAATGGTAAAGTTAAAAGGAAGTACATCCCAGGAACAGGATATAACCTTCCCTATGATGATGGACGGTTAGTTAAAATCTTTATATACGTTCAAAACAGCCCAGTAACCGATACGCTCATCGGAATCTCGGCCTTAGTTAAATCAAAGAACGGAGAAGTGTCCGTTGTTGAACTAGTTGATGACGTTCCCCTAGATCCAGAGATAGGGAAGGAAAAGGAGAGGGAGATGCTTGAGAGGTTCTTCAGGAAAGTAATAGAAGTTATAAAGAACCTCTCACCTGGTGAGGAAATTTACCCCCATCTATACTTTTACACAAGGGGACAGAGGGAGAGCCTCGTAGATGCCCTTAGAAGGCACAGGGGACTGTGGTGGAGCAAACCAATTAGGGCCCTTTTAAGCTTAAGGAAGGCCATAGACTGGGAAGGGTTCTCGATAATTAAGGATGAACTAATAGAGAGGCATGCATTACCCTTCGCCCAGGGATTGGGAATAATACCAGTTTCAATCCAGTTCGGGTACAGGTGGAAAGAAAACGAATCTTTCAAGGAGATCTTTGAAATCCTGGCAAGGAAGGAAGGTGAAAGGCTCAACTTGAAAAAGCTCTACAGCGTAACAGAGCACGATCCAATAAGGGAGCCATACTATCCGGCCTTGAATAGAGATGACGACGAGATCCCATTCACCCCATTCTGGAAAGCTCTAGTTGAGGGGATAACTAAGGATCCCAGAAAGATAAACGACGTTAAGGATATGCTAGAGCAAGTAGTGAGAGCTATGGCAAAGATAGAGGAAGAAATTCCAGAAAGATATAAAGAGTTCACGAAAAAGGAGGGGATACCTAAAAAGGAGTTTGAAAGCTTCGATCTTGAAGATGGGGATTTGGCCAGGGTTCTGATCGAGTACTTACTCCTGGAATTTCACTCTAGAAAGGGCCAACTCGAGAGGTATTACCGGATCCCTGAAGAGATAAGGGCCTATTCTGAAAAATCTGCAATTGTTAGGATTGAGAGTATAGAGAGGAAAACAAATGGAGAATGTGTAATAAAGGGGAAAATAGTCCTTCCGAGTGATGACGGTTTTAAGGGGTACTCACCCGAGGAGGTTCTAGTAGATATTGACGAGGATTCCTGGGTGTACGTAACTCCTCTTAGTATTTTAGGAGGGGATGATCCAGCTAAAATAATAAAGAGGTCTCCACTTGGGGTCATCGAGTATATAAACCATAGAGATGGAAGGATAATCCTAAAGCTAACCAACGTACCCCCAGGAAAGTTCACCCTTCGGCACTCAAAAAGTAAATGCAGGAATGGAGTGATTAACATCGAGGGGGTAAAGATCCACCTAGGAGATTACATAATCCTAGATCCAGCCATCGATGAAATAGGAATGTCAAGGGCATTTGAGGTTCTCGACAAGATTAATGAAGAAGCCCACGAGGTATATAGGCTTTTAAATGAGATATATGAGGGAAATACGAATATTAATCCCGAAATTGGGGTTTGGAAAAAAGAATATATTCAGGAATTCCTAAACTTTCTTCCCAGCCTAAATAGGGAACAGGTTAACTTTGCACTAGACTGCGAGCATAGAATAGTAACCCTTCAAGGGCCTCCAGGAACCGGGAAGACCTCAGGAGCAATAGCTCCAGCAATTCTTGCAAGGGCATATTCAACGATAAAGCAAGGAAAAAGCTCCCTATTTATAGTGACGGCCCTCTCCCATAGGGCCGTTAACGAAGCTCTAATAAGGACGTATAAGCTTAAAGAGAAGTTGAAAGATATCAAAGAACTCAAGAATGTAGAGCTTATAAGGGGAGTCTCAAGCGAAGAAGCTGTAAAACCCATGGAAAAGGAGTTAAATGGACTGAAAGTTAATGTGACAAATAAATTTTCATTTTCAAAGTCTCCTCTCTTTCTAACGGTAAAGATTCTCTTTGCAACACCTCAAACAGCGTTTAAACTTGCAAAAGATTATGATGCAGACCTCGTGGTGATAGATGAAGCAAGCATGCTGGACTTACCAATGTTCTTCTTGGCAACGAGTAATGCAAAGGGCCAGGTGTTGCTAGTAGGGGATCATAGACAGATGCAACCGATTCAAGTTCATGAGTGGGAGCTAGAAGATAGGAAAACCATTGAAGAGCACTTACCCTTCCTTTCGGTTTTAAACTTCATAAGGTTCCTGAGAGGAGAGCTCGAGGAAAGGGAGCTTAAGAGGTTTAAGAGAATTCTGGGTAGAGATCCACCAAGGTGGAATGTCGATAAAGATCGCGTCCTCCCAATGCACAGGCTTAGAGAAACTTTCAGACTCCCAAGAGCATTAGCCAAGTTACATTCAGAGCTCTTCTACTCCTTCGATGGGATAGAATTAATAAGCAGGAAAAACTCAGATAGAGAAGTCCTGGAAACGCTGAAAAAAGCAGGGAAAGACGAGTTCCTAAAGTTCATTCTAGATCCAGGGTATCCAGTAATTTTGATAATCCATAACGAGGGGGGCTCAACCAAGGTTAACGAGTTAGAAGCTGAGATAGTAAAGGATATTCTAAAGGAGGTTAAAGGCATCGATGTAGGTGTCGTTGTTCCTTACAGGGCCCAGAAGAGGCTAATAAGAAGCCTTGTAAACGTTCAGGTTGATACCGTTGAGAGATTCCAGGGGGGAGAAAAGGATGTCATAATAGTTTCCATGACATCCAGCGATCCAGCTTACCTCTCAAAGGTTCTGGAATTCATATATAATCCCAATAGACTGAACGTCGCCGGTAGTAGGGCCAAGGAAAAGCTAATACTAATAGCATCAAAGAATTTGTTCACGCTTTCTGCGAAGGATTTGGAAACCTTCGAGATACTAAGGCCATGGAAGAGGTTCTATATAAAAATGAGAAGGGAAGGAGAAAGTAGGAAATTTACAAAAGCTGATTACATATTAGAAGTGTTTAGGTGGGCTGGAGAGTAA
- a CDS encoding metallophosphoesterase family protein codes for MLIAHISDTHITNEVAFKSYAYDLIVNEINTKPFDLVVHTGDVTNNGLREEYEHASYLIKKIEKPLVVVPGNHDARNVGYELFEKYIGPLYGVYEFDNGVIIWLDSTIPDLSDGRVGGYKFKWLKEKLEAYSHKKIKIVAAHHHLVPLPDTGRERNVLFNAGDVLDLLLTHEVTLYMCGHKHVPNVYRVEDLVVDNAGCASCRKTRKGDVNSYNIVKITDKGVKVVIRRLTGDEESKEHNPIRPKIFIPRGRRLLRIVQISESNVSDRVYFRKRTLENAIKAINEKYKPDIVIHCGDVVEKGIERYYEKAMEYYEKVKGEKIIVPGHNDISYLGYELFREYFGEPEVLELGDFVFIPILSAQYETQIGVVGRTGQKMLSRMLEEFREKFRIVIMHHNLVPVPGVKEIGYLEDAGNVLKIITENETELTLTGHGGNTSAVKVEKSPIINAGSISWELHRNPFGNSFNIIDIYEDMVVAFEIQATWGSRKVLGMWKIKSEIPWL; via the coding sequence ATGCTGATAGCCCACATAAGTGACACCCACATAACTAATGAAGTAGCCTTCAAGTCCTACGCTTACGACTTAATAGTCAACGAGATAAACACTAAACCCTTTGATCTCGTCGTTCATACGGGCGACGTGACAAATAATGGGCTTAGGGAAGAGTATGAACACGCAAGCTACCTAATTAAGAAGATAGAAAAGCCTCTCGTCGTAGTCCCAGGAAATCATGATGCCAGGAACGTTGGCTATGAATTATTCGAGAAATACATAGGGCCTCTCTACGGAGTCTATGAGTTCGATAATGGCGTTATAATATGGTTGGACTCGACTATACCTGATTTGAGCGATGGAAGGGTGGGAGGTTATAAGTTTAAGTGGCTTAAGGAAAAACTTGAAGCTTATAGTCACAAGAAAATAAAGATAGTTGCCGCCCATCATCATCTCGTTCCCCTTCCAGATACTGGAAGGGAGAGAAATGTTTTGTTTAACGCGGGTGATGTGCTGGATCTCCTTCTCACGCATGAAGTCACCCTGTACATGTGCGGGCACAAGCACGTTCCAAATGTGTACAGAGTTGAGGATTTAGTTGTTGACAATGCGGGTTGTGCATCCTGTAGAAAAACGAGGAAAGGTGACGTCAACAGTTACAATATAGTCAAGATAACTGATAAGGGAGTTAAGGTCGTAATAAGGCGTTTAACTGGGGATGAGGAAAGCAAGGAGCATAACCCTATTAGGCCAAAGATATTCATTCCCAGGGGAAGGAGACTCTTAAGGATAGTTCAAATCTCTGAGAGCAACGTTTCCGATAGGGTTTACTTCAGGAAGAGAACCCTTGAGAATGCTATAAAGGCGATAAATGAGAAGTATAAGCCCGATATTGTTATCCACTGTGGAGATGTCGTTGAAAAGGGAATAGAGAGGTATTATGAGAAAGCTATGGAGTATTACGAGAAGGTTAAGGGAGAGAAGATAATAGTTCCTGGGCATAATGATATCTCTTACCTAGGTTACGAGCTATTTAGGGAATACTTTGGGGAGCCTGAAGTCCTTGAGCTAGGTGACTTCGTCTTCATACCGATCCTCTCGGCCCAATATGAGACTCAAATTGGAGTCGTTGGAAGAACGGGACAGAAGATGCTCTCGAGAATGCTTGAGGAATTCAGGGAGAAGTTCAGGATAGTGATCATGCACCACAACTTAGTTCCAGTCCCTGGGGTTAAGGAGATAGGTTACCTTGAGGATGCTGGTAACGTGCTTAAGATAATAACTGAGAACGAAACCGAGCTTACGCTAACTGGGCATGGTGGGAATACAAGTGCTGTAAAGGTTGAGAAGAGCCCGATAATAAATGCCGGTAGCATAAGTTGGGAGCTCCACAGGAATCCATTCGGAAACAGCTTCAACATTATAGACATCTATGAGGATATGGTAGTGGCCTTTGAAATCCAGGCCACTTGGGGGAGCAGGAAGGTTCTCGGCATGTGGAAGATAAAGAGTGAGATTCCGTGGTTATAG
- the cca gene encoding CCA tRNA nucleotidyltransferase, translating to MDIEDVIAEVLQRIVPTKEEENFVSTLMEEIKEKTEETIEELNLDAKPYFVGSLAKDTYLAGDHDVDLFIAFPLDTSLEELREKGLELGKVLGERLGKYEIAYAEHPYVRAEYKGIRVDIVPCYNVKNWKDVRTAVDRSILHTHWVLENIKGKNNEVRLLKRFLKGINAYGSEIYIRGFSGYLAEILIIEFGSFLNVLEKSDFMLRKKIIDPEDWMKRESEITMKTIKREVGEDKPLIVIDPVDPRRNVAANLSWERYGLFYFKSQEFLKEPSTEFFFPRKKIGNYLSALRSRKTHLITLTFNPPKLVDDILLPQVERTAKGIKRQLELEGFKVLGYDYGREFIFLEVDRLEREGIKVKRGPLYFTQHGKRFYEKNDIVWIEGKELASEKPISTFIVDVLEEILRKGQFSAGKNIKDAIVKGDILVDFVPKELSKDAYLFLSREKFRVK from the coding sequence ATGGACATTGAAGATGTCATTGCTGAAGTCCTCCAGAGGATAGTTCCCACTAAAGAGGAGGAAAACTTTGTCAGCACACTTATGGAAGAGATCAAGGAGAAAACCGAAGAAACAATTGAAGAGCTCAACCTTGACGCTAAGCCATACTTCGTTGGTTCCCTAGCAAAGGATACTTACCTAGCTGGGGATCACGATGTAGACCTCTTCATTGCATTTCCACTGGATACAAGCTTAGAAGAGCTCAGAGAAAAGGGGTTAGAACTAGGAAAGGTTCTAGGGGAAAGACTGGGAAAGTACGAGATAGCCTATGCGGAACATCCTTACGTAAGAGCTGAATATAAAGGGATTAGGGTAGATATAGTTCCATGCTACAATGTTAAGAACTGGAAGGATGTTAGAACAGCCGTGGATAGGTCAATACTCCATACCCACTGGGTTCTTGAGAACATAAAGGGAAAAAACAACGAAGTAAGACTCCTCAAGCGCTTTCTAAAGGGAATAAATGCTTACGGAAGCGAGATATATATAAGGGGATTCTCAGGTTACCTTGCTGAAATACTGATCATAGAGTTCGGCTCATTTCTAAACGTCCTAGAAAAGTCTGATTTCATGCTTAGGAAGAAGATCATCGATCCCGAGGATTGGATGAAGAGGGAGAGTGAAATAACGATGAAAACTATAAAGAGAGAAGTTGGAGAGGATAAGCCCCTAATAGTTATAGACCCCGTGGATCCAAGAAGGAACGTTGCAGCTAACTTGAGCTGGGAGCGCTACGGCTTATTCTACTTTAAATCCCAGGAATTCCTAAAGGAACCATCCACAGAATTCTTCTTTCCCAGGAAGAAGATCGGAAATTATTTAAGTGCTCTAAGAAGTAGAAAGACCCACCTAATAACGCTCACATTTAATCCTCCAAAGCTTGTGGATGATATACTGTTACCACAGGTGGAAAGGACGGCCAAGGGGATAAAGAGGCAACTGGAGCTCGAAGGCTTTAAAGTTTTAGGCTACGATTACGGGAGAGAATTCATATTTCTTGAAGTTGACAGACTTGAAAGGGAGGGAATTAAAGTAAAAAGAGGCCCATTATACTTTACCCAGCACGGGAAGAGATTTTATGAGAAGAATGACATCGTCTGGATAGAAGGGAAAGAGCTTGCCTCGGAAAAGCCCATCTCCACTTTTATAGTTGACGTTCTAGAAGAAATATTAAGAAAAGGGCAATTCTCAGCAGGGAAAAACATTAAAGATGCAATAGTAAAAGGTGATATCCTAGTAGACTTCGTACCCAAGGAGCTTTCCAAAGATGCATACCTCTTCCTCTCGAGGGAAAAGTTCAGGGTGAAGTAG